The DNA sequence TCGTCCGAGGGGGTGTTCTACGAGAGCACGCGGCTCGATGCGTTCGTCGAGAAGACCTACGGACCGGCGTTCGGGCTGACGGTTGAAGAAGCCCGCGCGCGCGGGGAACGGCTCGCGGAGGAATTGCAGCTCAAAGGGGACTACAAACGCCCGCCGCGGGAACTCTCACGTGGCAACCGTACCAAGGGATCACTCCTGCTTGCACTGTTGCTCGACCCGCAGGTCCTGCTGCTCGACGAGCCTTTTACCGGCCTCGACGTTGGCACGCTGGACGCGTTCCTCAAGCTCATCGATGCGCGCGCTCACGAACACGGGGCGTGCGTTCTGCTGGCGGACCACCAGGTGGGGATGTTGGAGTCTGTGACCGACCGCGCGACCTTCATCCGCAGCGGAACGGTGCTAGCGAGCGTCACGCGGGACGAGTGTCTTGCATCACACGGATCTCTGATGGCGGCCTATCGCGCCACTTTCCCCGCTTGATCTCTCGCTCGACGTGGAGGTTCTGACACCATGGTGCAACAACCCGGGATCGAATCGCAGCTGACCCGCGCCGCTGGCGAGGCGCTTCGAGCCCTCGAGAAGATGTCGCGTCCCGCCGGCGACTTCGACCCCGCGCGCTACTTCCGCGGCGATAGCGGCCTCGCCTTCTACAACGTCAAGACCCCACTCATGCGCGCGCTGGCGCGCTCCATCTATACGCAGCACCGCGAGCTCTGGACCGTCGATGACGCCATGGCGTTTGCCGAGCTCCTGCTCCCCGATCCCCACCTGGAAGCGAAGGCCATCGGTATTGAAGTGGTGGCGCTCTATCGTAGTTCGTTTCGCCCGGCACTGCTCTCGCGCTGGAAGCGCTGGCTCGCGCACAATCGCTGCGCCAACTGGGCCACCACCGATGCGGTGTGCAATCGGTTGATCGGACCGCTCCTGGTTCAGCATCCCGCGCGCGCGGTGCAACTGGCGGGGTGGTCCACCCACCGCAACCTCTGGGTGCGCCGTGCTTCGGTGGTGGGATTGATTCCGCTGGCGCGGAGCGGCACGGCGCTGGATGTGCTCTACGCAAACGCCGCCCGCCTGCACGCCGACCCCCACGATCTCATCCACAAAGCCGTGGGCTGGGGTCTGCGCGAAGCGGGAAAGACGGATCCCCGCCGGCTCGAGCGGTATCTGCGCGGGCACGGCCCGGCCATCCCGCGCACCACGCTGCGCTACGCGATCGAGCGCTTCCCGGCGCGCAAGCGGGAGGCGTTCCTCAAAACGATCCCCCCCCGAAAACCCCCATCCCGCCCGTGATTTCCGGGGTTCTCCCCCGTCCTAACCTTTGGACAGAGTTTCGCGCGTCGACCCTCAGATCAGTCGGCCCGGGTGCTCACTCCGCCTGAACCGCGGCGGCTGCCGCCCATCCATCCCGGAGGTTGAACATGAAGGCCCCGCTAACCCTTGCCGTTCTAGTGGTTTGTCTCGTTGTGCCCGCCCTCGCCCCTGCCTTCACGCTCACCTCGTGGCAGTACAACGGGCTGGCGGTGTGCACGGCGTTCTACGTTCAACAGCTCACCGATTGCATCCCCGATGGATCCGGTGGCGCGTTCATCGCGTGGCAGGACCGCCGCACCTTCGAGTGGGACATCTATGTCCAGCACGTGAATGCGTTCGGCATGACGCTGTGGGCCATCGACGGCGTGCCCGTGTGTACGGCGGCGGGAAACCAGTACGATCCGAGGCTCGTCCTCGACGGTGCAGGGGGAGTGATCGTCGCCTGGGATGATCAGCGCAACGGCCCCGACGACATCTACGCGCAACGCGTCAGTGCCTCGGGCACGATTCAATGGACGCTCGACGGCATACCGATCTGCACCAATGCGGGCGACCAGTACACGCCACTGATCGTTTCCGACGGAGCCGGCGGTGCCGTCCTTGTTTGGGAGGACTACGTAATCCCCGCGGACATCTACGCCCAGCGCATCGATGGGTCGGGCAATATCCTCTGGGATCCCACGGGCGTGTCGGTGTGCACCGCGACGGGTTACCAGGTCATTCCGCAGGCTGTCTCCGACGGTGGCGGCGGCGTGATTGTGGTCTGGAACGACTCGCGGACGGGAAACAAGGAGGCCTACGGCCAGCGGATCGATGTAACCGGGGCGGCGGTGTGGCCAACCAATGGTATCAAGATCTCCAATGGCGCGATATACGACGACGTCCGCGTGGCCACCGATGGCTCCGGCGGTGTCCTCGTGGCGTGGTCGGAGTGGAACGCTCCCGGCAGCAGATACATGGCGATGGCGCATCGTGTGGGCGCGACGGGAACGACACAGTGGGGCCCCTACGGCGTTTTGCAGAGCGTGTTCAATTCCAATCAGAATACGCCGGTCATCGCGCCGGACGGGAGTGGCGGCGCCATCGTGGTCTGGAAGGACGATCGCAACGGCGTGGACACGGACCTCTACGCCCAGCGGGTCAGCAGCAGCGGCAACATCCAATGGACTGGCGATGGGATCGCCGTCTGTACCGCAATGGGTGATCAGCACAACAGCAGAATCGTCCCGGATGGAAGCGGTGGTGTGGTGGCGGTGTGGGAAGACGACCGGTACGGCGGCTATAGCGATCTCTTTACGCAGCGTCTCAGTGGGAATGGTGCGACCCGGTGGAACGTCGATGGGGAGGCGGTCTGCACGGCAGACTACCACCAGATGTACCCGTTGATCGCATCCGACGGCACCGGATCGGTGATCGTGGCCTTTCAGGATGCTCGCACGGGAAATAACGGGGATGTGTACGCACAGCGCATCGAGGGCCGCTTTGGTTACTGGGGCCATCCCGAGCCGCTGGCCGCCTCCGCGACCGATGTCCCCGCGGACCAGGGCGGCAAGGTGCGCGTGAACTGGTTCCCCAGCGACCGTGACGTTCTCAACCAGCAGTTAATCTCTCATTACAGCGTGTGGCGCGCGGCCAGTGCCGCGGCGGTTGCCTCGGCCATCGAGGCGGGCGTGCCGCAGGTGGGCCTGGCGGACGTGGGGGAAGCGTTCGCGGGGCCCGCGATCCGCGAGGAGACGACGGCGTCGGGGGCGTCCGCCTTCTGGGAACTGGTGGGAACGCAGGACGCGGTCTACCTGGAGGGGTACTCGCTCACGGTACCGACCGGCTATGACTCCAGCGCGGCGGGACCCGCCACGCACGACTTCCAGGTGATCGCGCACGCGTTGGGAAGCCAGTACTTCAACTGGCCGTCGAACGTGGTGAGCGGCTACTCCGTGGACAACCTCGCACCGCCGCCGCCGCTGTACCTCACCGCGCAGCGCATGGGCAACGACGTGCAGTTGAAATGGAACCGCGTGCGGGTGCCGGATCTCAAGAACTACGCGGTGTACCGGGCCACCTCTTCCGGTGTGTCACCCGTGCCGGTGAACTTCCTGTCGAGTTCCACCGACTCGTTGCTCACCGACACCGGCGCACCGCTCACGACGCTCTACTACATTGTGACGGCGAAGGACGTGCACGAGAACCAGAGCGCGGCGTCGAACGAAGCGTTCGTCTCGGGTGCGACCAACGTGGGCAACACACCCGCCATCACGCAGCTCACGGTGCTGCAGAACTATCCCAATCCGTTCGCCGGGCAGACAGAGTTCCAGGTGGGACTGCCGGCACCGTCGGACGTGAAAGTGGAGATCTACGACGTGGCGGGACGCCGCGTGGGCGGGACCGTGGTGCACGATGCCTCGGCGGGCTGGCAGAAGATCCCGTTCGCGGGCCACAACGAGCGGGGAGGCGCGCTTGCAAGCGGCGTGTACTTCTACCGCGTCACCGCCAACGGCAGCACGGTGACGCGCAAGATGGTGATCGCGCGGTAGCGCGTGCCGCGAAGCCTGAACAAAAATGCCCGGTGCCGACCTGTGTCGACACCGGGCATCTCTTTGCTGACAGCAGGGGTTCAAACAGAAGCAGACTCGCCGCAATGTCCAGTGAGCCAACTAGTGCTTGGCCATATCGCTGGAACTCCGCGAGCCGGGTGCGTGATCGTCGATCCAGTTCAGGATCGGCACCCACACCTCGGTCTGCGCGTTGTCCGCCGACCACAGGTCGATATGGCCGAAGTCGCGCGTGGGCTCATTGGCCGGGTGCAACTGGACGATGACGGTGCTCACGTCGCTGCTACCCGTGAGTGAAGTCGTATAGATGCCGGTTGTTCCGTAACCCCCGGCAGCGCCGACGTACAGGATCGGCACATTGATCTGGGCCAGGTGGTCGTCGAACGGGACGTCAACCTCATCGCATACGAGTACTGAGGAGTCATATATGAAAAGGTTCGGCTCGTAGCTGGCTGCGGACTGGATGAAATCGAACCAGCCATTGAGTGTCGTGTACTGGAGACCGACCGGCGAATCCCCATCGAACACGCCGGCGACAAAGTGATACCACGGCGTGTTGGCAAAGAACTCGTAGGTTGTGGCGCCAAAACCCAGCGCTGTCTGCAGATTGGTCAGTCCCTCCAGTATCGGTGAAGGCCCGTCGGGGTCTGTCTGCGCAAGATATC is a window from the Candidatus Krumholzibacteriia bacterium genome containing:
- a CDS encoding T9SS type A sorting domain-containing protein, translated to MKAPLTLAVLVVCLVVPALAPAFTLTSWQYNGLAVCTAFYVQQLTDCIPDGSGGAFIAWQDRRTFEWDIYVQHVNAFGMTLWAIDGVPVCTAAGNQYDPRLVLDGAGGVIVAWDDQRNGPDDIYAQRVSASGTIQWTLDGIPICTNAGDQYTPLIVSDGAGGAVLVWEDYVIPADIYAQRIDGSGNILWDPTGVSVCTATGYQVIPQAVSDGGGGVIVVWNDSRTGNKEAYGQRIDVTGAAVWPTNGIKISNGAIYDDVRVATDGSGGVLVAWSEWNAPGSRYMAMAHRVGATGTTQWGPYGVLQSVFNSNQNTPVIAPDGSGGAIVVWKDDRNGVDTDLYAQRVSSSGNIQWTGDGIAVCTAMGDQHNSRIVPDGSGGVVAVWEDDRYGGYSDLFTQRLSGNGATRWNVDGEAVCTADYHQMYPLIASDGTGSVIVAFQDARTGNNGDVYAQRIEGRFGYWGHPEPLAASATDVPADQGGKVRVNWFPSDRDVLNQQLISHYSVWRAASAAAVASAIEAGVPQVGLADVGEAFAGPAIREETTASGASAFWELVGTQDAVYLEGYSLTVPTGYDSSAAGPATHDFQVIAHALGSQYFNWPSNVVSGYSVDNLAPPPPLYLTAQRMGNDVQLKWNRVRVPDLKNYAVYRATSSGVSPVPVNFLSSSTDSLLTDTGAPLTTLYYIVTAKDVHENQSAASNEAFVSGATNVGNTPAITQLTVLQNYPNPFAGQTEFQVGLPAPSDVKVEIYDVAGRRVGGTVVHDASAGWQKIPFAGHNERGGALASGVYFYRVTANGSTVTRKMVIAR
- a CDS encoding DNA alkylation repair protein, yielding MVQQPGIESQLTRAAGEALRALEKMSRPAGDFDPARYFRGDSGLAFYNVKTPLMRALARSIYTQHRELWTVDDAMAFAELLLPDPHLEAKAIGIEVVALYRSSFRPALLSRWKRWLAHNRCANWATTDAVCNRLIGPLLVQHPARAVQLAGWSTHRNLWVRRASVVGLIPLARSGTALDVLYANAARLHADPHDLIHKAVGWGLREAGKTDPRRLERYLRGHGPAIPRTTLRYAIERFPARKREAFLKTIPPRKPPSRP
- a CDS encoding ATP-binding cassette domain-containing protein, translated to MIIHADNISYTYARKHAALNDCSLVFASGQVTALLGPNGSGKTTLLELLSRQRRWQGGSVRTSDGPGYRDLTIGWASSEGVFYESTRLDAFVEKTYGPAFGLTVEEARARGERLAEELQLKGDYKRPPRELSRGNRTKGSLLLALLLDPQVLLLDEPFTGLDVGTLDAFLKLIDARAHEHGACVLLADHQVGMLESVTDRATFIRSGTVLASVTRDECLASHGSLMAAYRATFPA